In one window of Fibrobacter sp. DNA:
- the rbfA gene encoding 30S ribosome-binding factor RbfA, translating to MSSLHFHIERLSELLQREIGTIIALEMRDPRIPAVVTVTHVKLAQDTRNATVFVSIFGEPDTRKSAIDALNGAAPFIQKLLSSRVSIKHFPRLYFKLDNSVEQGHHINELLKEIQDDLA from the coding sequence ATGTCCTCTTTACATTTTCATATAGAACGACTCTCTGAGTTGCTGCAACGGGAGATAGGTACCATAATTGCCCTCGAAATGCGGGATCCCCGTATCCCTGCAGTGGTTACAGTAACCCATGTAAAACTGGCGCAGGATACCCGCAACGCTACTGTATTTGTGAGTATCTTCGGTGAGCCAGATACCAGAAAAAGTGCTATCGATGCTCTGAATGGAGCAGCACCTTTTATCCAGAAGCTCCTTTCATCCCGTGTTTCTATCAAGCATTTTCCCCGTCTCTATTTCAAGCTTGATAATTCTGTGGAGCAGGGCCATCATATAAACGAGCTTCTTAAAGAAATTCAAGATGATCTGGCATGA